In a single window of the Flavobacterium sp. W4I14 genome:
- a CDS encoding DNA polymerase-3 subunit delta (product_source=KO:K02340; cath_funfam=1.10.8.60; cog=COG1466; ko=KO:K02340; pfam=PF06144; superfamily=48019,52540; tigrfam=TIGR01128): MTAAEIIKDIKARKFKPVYLLHGEESYYIDQVTDYIEDKLLNDAEKGFNQTVLYGKDTDMATVLGAAKRYPMMSDYQVVIVKEAQDLKWGKEDSSSKEGEFVLNYFEKPLPSTILVLAFKYANFDKRKKIYKAINKSGLIFQSDPVRDYKLVPWIEEFIKDKGYKIDQQASALMAEYLGTDLSKIANEIEKLMLNVPKETTINTDLVQKNIGISKEYNVFELQKALAIRDVLKCNKIINYFASNPKANPTVMVLANLGGYFTKLLKYHYIPNKADAASALGVPPFFIKDYEVAARNYNTGKVFQVIGLLREYDLKSKGLDSTGNVDDGELLKELVFKIVH, translated from the coding sequence ATGACTGCTGCCGAAATTATTAAAGATATTAAAGCCCGAAAATTCAAACCTGTATACCTATTACATGGAGAAGAATCTTATTATATCGATCAAGTAACAGATTATATTGAAGATAAGTTATTGAATGATGCCGAAAAAGGTTTCAATCAGACTGTTTTGTATGGTAAAGATACCGATATGGCTACGGTTTTGGGTGCTGCAAAGCGATACCCGATGATGTCTGATTATCAGGTGGTAATTGTTAAGGAAGCACAGGATTTAAAATGGGGCAAAGAAGATTCGAGCAGTAAAGAGGGCGAATTTGTGCTCAATTATTTTGAAAAACCTTTACCAAGTACCATATTGGTTTTGGCTTTTAAGTATGCAAACTTCGATAAACGAAAAAAAATCTACAAAGCCATTAATAAAAGTGGGCTAATTTTTCAGTCAGATCCTGTCCGCGATTATAAACTGGTACCATGGATTGAAGAATTTATTAAAGATAAAGGTTACAAGATCGATCAGCAGGCATCAGCTTTAATGGCCGAATATTTAGGTACCGACCTTTCTAAAATTGCCAACGAAATCGAAAAGTTAATGCTTAATGTTCCGAAAGAGACAACCATTAATACCGACCTGGTTCAGAAAAACATAGGCATTAGTAAAGAATATAATGTTTTTGAACTGCAGAAGGCACTGGCCATCCGCGATGTGCTGAAATGTAATAAAATTATCAATTACTTCGCCAGCAACCCTAAAGCCAACCCAACAGTAATGGTTTTGGCCAATTTAGGTGGTTACTTCACTAAGCTTCTAAAATACCATTACATCCCAAATAAGGCCGATGCGGCATCAGCTTTGGGCGTGCCTCCATTCTTTATCAAAGATTATGAGGTAGCTGCAAGAAATTACAATACAGGAAAAGTTTTCCAGGTGATTGGTTTACTCCGCGAATACGATTTAAAAAGCAAAGGTTTAGACAGTACCGGAAATGTAGATGATGGCGAGCTGTTAAAAGAGCTTGTTTTCAAGATTGTACACTAA
- a CDS encoding hypothetical protein (product_source=Hypo-rule applied; superfamily=57889): protein MDQDTAKYIVNYFSNLLTAEERLAIRHTHSIIKLGLDSGQVNNPQAVNVYKKAGWLSEDQDILMLLQDGYDSFELTVAERILLQNPEVVFLNKCPNCSKLARTPFAKQCRFCAHNWH from the coding sequence ATGGATCAGGATACTGCAAAATATATTGTGAATTATTTTTCTAATCTTCTTACTGCAGAAGAGCGGTTAGCAATTCGGCATACCCATTCTATAATTAAGCTGGGTTTAGATTCAGGCCAAGTAAACAACCCACAGGCAGTTAATGTTTATAAAAAAGCTGGCTGGCTAAGCGAAGATCAGGACATCTTAATGTTGTTGCAAGATGGATACGATTCATTCGAACTTACTGTTGCAGAAAGAATTTTATTACAAAATCCAGAAGTAGTATTCCTTAATAAATGCCCTAATTGTAGTAAACTAGCAAGAACGCCTTTCGCCAAACAATGTAGATTTTGCGCACATAATTGGCACTAA